One Epinephelus lanceolatus isolate andai-2023 chromosome 17, ASM4190304v1, whole genome shotgun sequence genomic window carries:
- the cacul1 gene encoding CDK2-associated and cullin domain-containing protein 1 — MEAMEDDSLEIKDDHNHNYCASSGSKVRTYLSSQLSDGSAVPQPACTPASGGEPGSRRGKLRSGSTGGSKFMDSDSGSESSEVSETDSTAPPAAEGKFTLDSTSKFLLNAMAVEDYRKNHWPNLEKAIDRLLIQSPTDHISVSYAQIYSYVYKCVCQQHSELLYNDLTLKITNHLQQVSTHLQASPPENFIENFNVALTQYTASLQCIVPVFMYLNKFYIESKLNRDLREDLMKLFADHVAEIHVNTLMPLLIKAHSMPFQVQPSTMASVVKGLYSLRPDWAQLAPALFSGFIPQINPPAVESLLPDYAAHDQKLQMELSMNGFPRGDQSRKRASEDS, encoded by the exons ATGGAGGCCATGGAAGATGACAGTTTGGAAATAAAAGACGACCATAACCACAACTATTGTGCGAGCAGCGGCAGCAAAGTCCGCACGTATCTGAGTAGCCAGCTGTCGGATGGAAGCGCCGTCCCGCAGCCCGCCTGTACACCGGCGTCGGGAGGAGAACCGGGGAGTCGACGAGGGAAACTGAGGTCCGGCAGCACCGGGGGGTCTAAGTTCATGGACTCTGATTCAGGCAGCGAGAGCAGCGAAGTCAGCGAGACTGACAGCACGGCTCCGCCAGCTGCTGAGGGAAAATTCACTCTCGATTCTACTTCCAAGTTCC TGCTGAATGCAATGGCTGTAGAAGACTACCGGAAAAACCATTGGCCAAACCTGGAGAAGGCAATCGACCGTCTGCTGATCCAGAGTCCAACAGACCACATCTCTGTTTCTTATGCACAAATATACAG TTACGTCTACAAGTGTGTTTGCCAGCAGCACTCTGAGCTGCTCTACAATGATTTgacattaaaaataacaaatcaTCTCCAACAGGTTTCAACCCATCTACAA GCCAGCCCACCTGAGAACTTCATTGAGAACTTTAATGTTGCACTGACGCAATACACAGCTTCTCTTCAGTGTATAGTTCCTGTGTTTATGTACTTG AACAAGTTCTACATCGAGTCAAAGCTGAACAGAGACCTAAGAGAGGATCTGATGAAGCTGTTTGCTGATCACGTCGCAGAAATACACGTGAACACACTGATGC CTCTTCTCATCAAAGCTCATTCCATGCCGTTTCAAGTGCAGCCATCTACAATGGCCAGTGTGGTTAAAGGCCTCTACAGCCTCCGACCAG ACTGGGCCCAGTTAGCCCCTGCTCTCTTCTCTGGGTTTATTCCCCAAATCAACCCCCCAGCTGTGGAGTCTCTGCTGCCTGACTACGCCGCTCATGACCAGAAGTTACAGATGGAGCTCTCCATGAACGGATTCCCGCG
- the sirt1 gene encoding NAD-dependent protein deacetylase sirtuin-1, protein MADEETSLGTAFSGASDMEEPAAKKSKISPVTNHGFKVAKADPFSCASGDTESWEAAVNCAQPAEKEAKPVMAVEQAPAALGGDNNGLGLLVSEPHKPVKLDSSAVLGTTEESPDFLGHDDIPSNGLAVTPDQINEDDDRSSHASSSDWAPQPQIGSYNFIQQHIRETDPRTILRDLLPETVLPPDLDDMTLWQIIINISEPPKRKKRKDINTLEDVVRLLHESKRILVLTGAGVSVSCGIPDFRSRDGIYARLAVDFPDLPDPQAMFDIEYFRRDPRPFFKFAKEIYPGQFQPSLCHKFISMLDKNGKLLRNYTQNIDTLEQVAGVQRIIQCHGSFATASCLVCKHKVGCEAVREDIFNQVVPRCQRCPDIPLAIMKPDIVFFGENLPEMFHRAMKQDKDEVDLLIVIGSSLKVRPVALIPNSIPHEVPQVLINREQLPHLNFDVELLGDCDVIVNELCHRLGQDFEQLCYNTVRLAEITEKPPRLPEQPPSEALPASSDAAQEEQEQKQHSTDSVTKPLEETERPNVTDTAGNNVTPPEPCPNAQCPSEETAEPSEKPAEDAPKEDATEVKSQTSNIEFRRRCWMSRINRSPISKRLETGQYLFQTPNHYIFHGAEVYSDSEDETSSSCGSDTDESECSVEGVEEDSEPEDADTLAADGETCLRDTTQHTLANEASSSAQTDNTSEKTQSTTHV, encoded by the exons ATGGCGGACGAAGAGACCAGTCTCGGAACGGCCTTTTCAGGCGCCTCCGACATGGAAGAACCCGCCGCGAAAAAGTCGAAAATCAGTCCGGTAACTAACCACGGGTTCAAAGTCGCTAAAGCAGACCCGTTCTCATGCGCCTCTGGGGACACAGAGAGCTGGGAGGCGGCGGTGAATTGTGCGCAGCCAGCGGAGAAGGAAGCGAAGCCGGTGATGGCGGTAGAGCAGGCCCCGGCAGCGCTAGGCGGAGACAACAATGGACTGGGACTGCTGGTCTCCGAGCCACACAAACCAGTGAAACTAGACAGCAGCGCTGTGCTAGGGACAACTGAGGAGAGTCCTG ATTTTCTCGGACATGACGATATACCCTCCAATGGTCTGGCTGTCACGCCGGACCAAATCAACGAGGACGATGACAGATCCTCTCATGCAAGCTCCAGCGACTGGGCACCTCAACCCCAAATAG GTTCCTACAATTTCATCCAGCaacacatcagagagacagaTCCGAGGACCATTCTGAGGGATCTGCTGCCTGAGACTGTACTCCCACCAGATTTAGACGACATGACATTGTGGCAGatcatcatcaacatctcaGAACCTCCAAAAAGAAAGAAGCGGAAGGATATTAACACCTTAGAGGATGTGGTCAGGCTACTCCATGAAAGTAAAAGGATCCTTGTGCTGACTGGTGCTGGG GTGTCGGTCTCATGTGGAATACCAGATTTTCGCTCCAGAGATGGAATATATGCACGGCTTGCTGTGGATTTCCCTGATCTTCCGGACCCTCAAGCTATGTTTGACATTGAATACTTCAGACGGGACCCAAGACCCTTTTTCAAGTTTGCTAAG GAGATCTACCCTGGTCAGTTCCAGCCTTCGCTCTGTCACAAATTCATATCTATGCTGGATAAGAACGGGAAGCTGCTGCGcaattacacacaaaacattgaTACATTGGAACAGGTGGCTGGAGTTCAGCGGATTATTCAGTGCCATG gGTCCTTTGCAACTGCTTCCTGTCTTGTCTGTAAACACAAAGTGGGTTGTGAAGCTGTAAGGGAAGACATCTTTAACCAG GTTGTCCCTCGTTGTCAGCGGTGTCCAGATATTCCCCTGGCAATCATGAAACCCGACATTGTCTTCTTTGGAGAGAATCTTCCAGAGATGTTCCACAGAGCCATGAAGCAGGATAAAGACGAGGTGGACCTCTTGATTGTCATCGGCTCTTCACTTAAAGTCCGACCAGTTGCCCTCATCCCAA ACTCCATTCCTCATGAAGTGCCTCAGGTCCTGATCAATAGGGAGCAGCTGCCTCACCTCAACTTTGACGTGGAGCTACTCGGGGACTGCGATGTCATTGTCAACGAGCTCTGTCACCGGTTAGGTCAAGATTTTGAGCAGCTCTGCTACAACACAGTAAGACTCGCTGAGATCACAGAGAAACCCCCTCGGTTACCAGAACAGCCACCAAGTGAGGCCTTGCCTGCTTCCAGCGACGCGGctcaggaggagcaggagcagaaGCAGCACAGTACAGACTCAGTAACTAAGCCTTTAGAGGAGACAGAACGTCCGAATGTCACAGACACTGCTGGTAATAATGTAACACCGCCAGAGCCTTGTCCAAATGCCCAGTGTCCCAGTGAAGAGACGGCTGAGCCTTCAGAGAAACCAGCAGAAGATGCGCCAAAAGAGGATGCCACTGAAGTAAAAAGCCAAACCTCCAACATTGAATTTCGTAGACGATGCTGGATGAGTCGAATCAACAGAAGTCCAATCAGCAAACGCCTTGAGA CAGGCCAGTACCTGTTCCAAACACCGAATCACTATATCTTCCATGGGGCTGAGGTTTACTCCGACTCCGAAGATGAGACGTCCAGCTCATGCGGGAGCGACACCGACGAGTCCGAATGCAGCGTAGAAGGGGTGGAAGAAGACAGCGAGCCAGAGGACGCCGACACACTAGCAGCAGATGGAGAGACATGTctcagagacacaacacaacacactttaGCCAACGAGGCCTCATCAAGTGCGCAGACTGACAATACTTCTGAAAAGACTCAGAGCACCACACATGTTTAA
- the dnajc12 gene encoding dnaJ homolog subfamily C member 12, translated as MEAILNCKPEDLEDYYGLLGCDELSSTEQILNEYKIRALACHPDKHLDNPKAVADFQKLQEAKEILCDETKRKNYDLWRRSGVNILFSDWQALNDSVKMSMHWAVRNKKEPMLEASNAESPVTSQAEDPQSEQDATRISSCDTPSSSDYCHRRFRWAADSPSSLLQKFRNYEI; from the exons ATGGAGGCTATTTTGAACTGCAAACCAGAGGACTTGGAGGATTACTACGGGCTGTTAGGGTGTGATGAGTTGTCGTCG aCTGAACAGATCCTCAATGAATACAAGATCCGAGCCTTGGCATGTCACCCAGACAAACACCTAGACAATCCAAAAGCAG TGGCAGATTTCCAAAAGCTGCAGGAAGCCAAAGAGATTTTGTGTGAtgaaaccaaaagaaaaaactaCGACCTTTGGAGAAGAAGTGGAGTTAATATTCTGTTTAGTGACTGGCAAGCCTTGAATGACTCTGTAAAAATG TCAATGCACTGGGCTGTGAGAAATAAGAAGGAACCAATGTTGGAGGCCTCAAATGCAGAAAGCCCTGTCACTTCCCAAGCAGAGGACCCTCAGTCTGAGCAAGACGCAACGAGGATTTCTTCATGTGACACGCCATCCTCAA GTGATTACTGCCATCGACGTTTCCGCTGGGCCGCCGACTCACCATCTAGTCTGCTGCAGAAGTTCAGAAAttatgaaatataa